In Ignavibacteriales bacterium, the sequence AATTCTTCCGGTCGAGTTTCGACTCCAACACTTCCAATAAAGGATGACCGACGAACTCTACATCGACTCCTTCCGCTCGATAGAAATCCGCTTCAAATGGAAAAATGACCAGCATCTTATCAACAAGTGAGCGAATCTTTTTCACACGCGACCTATGCCACGCCCACACCTGCGGACTAATATAATAGGCGATCTTGACGTCATAGCGTTTCGCAATGCGTGCAAACCGGAGATTGAATCCGGGATAATCGATCAGCAGCAGCACATCCGGCTTTTTGAACCTCACGATTTGCTCAAGAGTGCGTTCCATTGTCTTGATGAACGGAAGATGTTGCAGCACTTCCTTAAATCCCATAAACCCGAGCTCGTTGATGTGATAAATAAGATCCATGCCTTCATGCTTCATCTTGTCGCCGCCAACGCCATACACATCGACACGAGGAGAAAGGCGTTTCAACTCCCGCACGACACCGGAGCCATGCAAATCACCCGATGCTTCACCAGCAATGATCATCACACGCTGATCCACGCACTACCTCACATACCAAAGAACAATGAGAATAACAAATACCAAACTCAATGCTTGAAACGTTCGCCGCTCGGAGTGTATCGCTTCTTTCCAGTTCGCCAATTGTTTTGACTGAATCGGATTAACGTACGCCGACACGCGCGGAATAAAACGCGGAACGTTTCGTTTGAATTCTACATATGCTGTACCAAATTCTTTTTCTAAAAATTCTTCTTCCGCCATCACAATTTGATAATACTGAAAGCTGAACCATATTGCCGCGACTAGTACGAGCCACGGTACGAGTGCATTTGACATAATGCCGATACCGACATACGTGAGTAAATTGCCAACGTACAGCGGATTGCGAACACGTGCGAATGGTCCTGCCATAATTACTTCCGGCGCACCAACACTGCCGGTGACGCGTGTAAGACTTCCGGCGTATGCAACACCCCAAAAACGAATATATTCACCAATCGCCACCACGACAAATCCAATCGCCATTGTCACTGCTGTTGGTTGAGCGAAGATAACCATCGCCAACAGGAATGGAATAGGCGTATAGCTGCGCAATGAAAACAATCTTTCTCGAAAAGACTTCAACTTTTATCCTTGCATAAAGACTTCGCGGCGCGACATAGCGGCTTCCTGCCGGCGATGAATACGCTTGCGTTGAACAATTTCTTCCATCTTTGTCTGCACATCGCCAAAGTGATTGAATTCAAAATATGTAATGTTCTGTTCCTGACAATGCTTGATGAGCTGCTGCTTGGCAAAAACAAAGTCTGCATACCTCACCGGGCACCGATCAGAATATCCGTCGCCGACGTACACAATGATATCTTCATCGGCTGATGCATTGAGTATGTGATTGCGCTTGCAATTGCCGCACGAGTGACATTCTGCATCCGTGTATGGAAAAGAAACGTTTAGTCTCTCTCCGACAAACTCCGCGTGATTTGCAAAGAACGGTACGTGACTTAATCCAGCATTTGAAAGAACATGTTCTACATACGCATCCAACCCGTCGCTGAGAATCATGAGCGGGATTTCTTTTTCTTTACAGAAACGAACAAATTCTGCAA encodes:
- a CDS encoding MtnX-like HAD-IB family phosphatase; translated protein: MIRVFCDFDGTVCSEDVGEQFFLRYAGEKAEQNIQRLLSGEITMQEWLTELCEAIPSIRQKDFWDFIDQFVTDPHFAEFVRFCKEKEIPLMILSDGLDAYVEHVLSNAGLSHVPFFANHAEFVGERLNVSFPYTDAECHSCGNCKRNHILNASADEDIIVYVGDGYSDRCPVRYADFVFAKQQLIKHCQEQNITYFEFNHFGDVQTKMEEIVQRKRIHRRQEAAMSRREVFMQG
- a CDS encoding isoprenylcysteine carboxylmethyltransferase family protein, whose protein sequence is MKSFRERLFSLRSYTPIPFLLAMVIFAQPTAVTMAIGFVVVAIGEYIRFWGVAYAGSLTRVTGSVGAPEVIMAGPFARVRNPLYVGNLLTYVGIGIMSNALVPWLVLVAAIWFSFQYYQIVMAEEEFLEKEFGTAYVEFKRNVPRFIPRVSAYVNPIQSKQLANWKEAIHSERRTFQALSLVFVILIVLWYVR